A window of the Loxodonta africana isolate mLoxAfr1 chromosome 3, mLoxAfr1.hap2, whole genome shotgun sequence genome harbors these coding sequences:
- the LOC100659335 gene encoding disintegrin and metalloproteinase domain-containing protein 30: protein MGSSLYPDSSILLLALLAIRADPGCLGQSFNLHSEWGFDSYEIIIPRKVSPRMETQTGSGQVSYLLHLTGKNYILHLRPNRLLLPRHLRVFSFTDQGDFWEDHPYLPRDCNYLGFVEGSQESEATLSTCLGGLQGILKMEEQVYQIEPLRASSSFEHIFYLLKDEEFSPKACGLTDEETEWQISRQDSSELLESRDTYIHRKYLELLLVFDHKRFVFRKHNLTHIIFEGLLMAGFMDSQFQALNLRIHLSAIEIWTDSDKINTSSKQLLNVLHSFSKYRRDVQYPRIQTDWSHLFVKDSFGDARGWGWIRGVCDKYHGASASTLGTGNMISPAYVSTHELGHGVGMTHDSGLCQCRGGSPNCIMGLGHNGFSNCSFINYFNLINKMADCLNNIPEVAFSVKECGDKVVDEGEECDCGSKEDCKNNVCCQPDCKLKPGASCSIGLCCHQCRFRPSGYICRKELNECDLAEYCDGNSSVCPADTYKQDGTPCRAGSLCYKKGCYIRYLQCQSIFGEGARDAPHQCYDAMNILGDRFGNCGLQGTGYLRCKSENALCGRLQCTNVKAIPNMPDHTTLISTHLQKDNLLCWGTEYHVSLLATGLPDLGVVRDGTSCGDNLVCVNRECVKITTLHFDCLPEKCNNRGICNNRKNCHCKYGWAPPFCEAEGFGGSIDSGPAGKMKERPVLYVIFIRLFLLMTSVITVLFRKMIGNLLRPI from the coding sequence ATGGGGTCCTCCCTGTATCCAGACAGCTCCATCCTGCTACTAGCCCTGCTGGCAATTCGTGCTGACCCAGGCTGCCTGGGGCAGAGTTTTAATCTCCACTCGGAGTGGGGCTTCGACTCCTACGAAATCATCATTCCCAGGAAGGTGAGCCCCAGAATGGAGACACAGACTGGTTCAGGGCAGGTGTCCTACCTCCTGCACCTGACGGGCAAGAATTACATCCTTCACCTGAGGCCCAATAGGCTCCTGCTGCCCCGACACCTGCGAGTGTTTTCCTTCACCGACCAAGGAGACTTCTGGGAGGATCACCCTTACTTACCCAGGGACTGCAACTATCTGGGCTTTGTGGAAGGATCCCAGGAGTCTGAAGCCACCTTAAGTACATGCCTGGGGGGCCTTCAGGGCATACTGAAGATGGAAGAGCAAGTTTACCAAATTGAGCCCCTCAGAGCCTCCTCCAGCTTTGAGCACATCTTTTATCTCCTAAAGGATGAGGAGTTTAGCCCTAAGGCCTGTGGCTTAACTGATGAAGAAACAGAATGGCAGATCTCCAGACAGGACTCCTCGGAGCTGCTGGAATCTCGTGACACCTATATCCACAGAAAGTATCTGGAGTTGCTCCTTGTGTTTGATCACAAGAGGTTTGTGTTTAGGAAACACAACCTAACCCATATCATTTTTGAAGGACTTCTTATGGCAGGTTTTATGGACTCTCAATTTCAGGCACTGAACCTACGGATACATCTGTCAGCTATTGAAATCTGGACTGACAGTGATAAAATAAATACTAGCAGCAAACAATTACttaatgttcttcattctttttcaaagtaTAGAAGAGATGTCCAATATCCTCGAATTCAAACTGATTGGTCACACTTGTTTGTCAAAGATTCTTTTGGTGATGCACGTGGGTGGGGCTGGATCCGAGGCGTTTGTGATAAGTATCATGGTGCGTCAGCCAGCACTCTTGGAACTGGAAACATGATTTCTCCTGCTTATGTGTCTACACATGAACTGGGACACGGTGTGGGAATGACACACGACTCAGGGCTCTGTCAGTGCAGGGGAGGCAGTCCTAACTGTATCATGGGTCTTGGGCATAATGGGTTTAGTAACTGTAGTTTTATCAATTATTTTAacttaataaataaaatggcTGATTGTCTAAATAATATACCAGAGGTGGCATTTTCAGTGAAGGAATGTGGAGACAAAGTTGTGGATGAAGGTGAGGAATGTGACTGTGGCTCAAAAGAGGACTGTAAAAACAACGTGTGTTGCCAACCAGACTGTAAACTGAAACCTGGGGCCAGCTGTAGCATCGGTCTGTGCTGTCATCAGTGTCGGTTTCGTCCATCTGGATACATATGTAGGAAGGAATTAAATGAATGTGACCTTGCAGAGTACTGCGATGGGAATTCAAGTGTCTGCCCAGCTGACACTTATAAGCAGGATGGAACTCCTTGCCGAGCTGGTTCCCTTTGTTACAAAAAGGGGTGCTATATTCGGTATCTGCAGTGCCAAAGTATATTTGGGGAAGGAGCTAGGGATGCTCCACACCAGTGCTATGATGCCATGAATATACTGGGTGATCGATTTGGAAACTGTGGACTCCAGGGTACAGGCTACCTAAGGTGTAAATCTGAAAATGCATTATGTGGAAGGCTGCAGTGTACGAATGTCAAGGCCATCCCTAACATGCCTGATCATACTACTTTAATTTCCACTCATCTGCAGAAGGACAATCTCCTGTGCTGGGGCACAGAGTATCATGTCTCCTTGTTAGCCACTGGATTGCCAGATTTGGGTGTGGTGAGGGATGGCACTTCCTGTGGCGATAACTTGGTGTGTGTTAACAGAGAATGTGTCAAAATCACGACCTTACATTTTGACTGTTTGCCGGAGAAGTGCAATAACCGAGGGATCTGCAACAATAGAAAAAACTGCCACTGCAAATACGGCTGGGCCCCACCCTTCTGTGAGGCGGAAGGGTTTGGAGGAAGCATCGACAGTGGGcctgcaggaaaaatgaaggaaaGGCCCGTGCTGTACGTTATATTTATTCGTCTCTTTCTCTTAATGACGTCTGTGATTACCGTATTGTTCAGGAAAATGATAGGAAATTTACTTAGACCTATATAG